A stretch of the Arachis stenosperma cultivar V10309 chromosome 6, arast.V10309.gnm1.PFL2, whole genome shotgun sequence genome encodes the following:
- the LOC130935411 gene encoding probable xyloglucan endotransglucosylase/hydrolase protein B, translating into MGYYSLWSVCCVILAWFVSVGICGTPRRPMAVPFGRNYVPTWAYDHIKYLNSGYDAQLLLDKYTGTGFQSKGSYLFGHFSMDIKMVAGDSAGTVTAFYLSSLGTEHDEIDFEFLGNRTGQPYILQTNVFTGGKGDREQRIYLWFDPTKEYHRYSVLWNLYQIVFFVDNIPIRVFKNNKRMGVKFPFNQPMKIYNSLWNADDWATRGGLEKTDWSKAPFIASYKGFHIDGCEASVEAKFCSTQGKRWWDQQEFRDLDSYQWRRLRWVRRRFTIYNYCSDRTRYPQMPPECRRNGDY; encoded by the exons ATGGGTTATTATTCTTTGTGGAGTGTTTGTTGTGTGATATTGGCATGGTTTGTTTCAGTTGGAATATGCGGCACACCAAGGAGACCCATGGCGGTTCCATTTGGAAGAAACTATGTTCCAACTTGGGCTTATGATCACATCAAATATTTGAATTCTGGTTATGATGCTCAGCTTCTTCTTGACAAGTACACGG GTACTGGCTTCCAATCCAAAGGTTCATACTTGTTTGGTCACTTCAGCATGGATATAAAGATGGTTGCTGGAGATTCCGCTGGAACAGTCACTGCTTTCTAC TTATCTTCCCTAGGAACAGAGCATGATGAGATAGACTTTGAGTTCTTAGGTAACAGAACAGGACAACCTTACATTTTGCAAACAAATGTATTCACCGGTGGCAAAGGTGATAGAGAACAAAGAATCTATCTCTGGTTTGATCCTACCAAAGAATACCACAGATATTCAGTTCTATGGAACTTGTATCAAATTGT ATTCTTTGTGGACAACATCCCAATTAGGGTGTTCAAGAACAACAAGCGAATGGGTGTGAAATTCCCATTTAACCAACCAATGAAGATCTACAACAGCCTATGGAACGCAGATGATTGGGCCACAAGGGGTGGTTTGGAGAAAACAGATTGGTCGAAAGCACCATTCATAGCTTCCTACAAAGGCTTCCACATTGATGGTTGTGAAGCCTCCGTTGAAGCCAAGTTCTGTTCCACTCAAGGTAAGAGATGGTGGGACCAACAAGAATTCAGAGACCTTGATTCTTATCAATGGAGGAGGCTTAGATGGGTcagaaggagattcaccatTTACAACTATTGCAGTGATAGAACAAGGTACCCTCAGATGCCACCTGAATGCAGAAGAAACGGTGACTATTGA